A genome region from Archaeoglobus fulgidus DSM 4304 includes the following:
- a CDS encoding acetoin utilization protein, translating to MVYCEELKNAFCYIGAGGHHAGRDYFWGYCCFNDVVLAIQNLYDKFGELRVAIIDTDAHHGDGTRELIELNDFKALHFCICDRDYVSEDGLKIDVSYFTHSYRDAVEMFCDQAKNFNPDILFWYFGHDTHVGDYGDIGLKVRDYREIAVKIKQLAEEICNGKLVVVLGGGSIPEIARSSTLTVIRVLLE from the coding sequence ATGGTTTACTGCGAAGAGCTGAAAAACGCCTTCTGCTACATCGGAGCTGGGGGGCATCATGCAGGCAGAGATTACTTTTGGGGATACTGCTGCTTCAACGACGTGGTTCTGGCGATTCAAAACCTCTACGACAAGTTTGGTGAGCTCAGGGTTGCCATCATAGACACCGACGCGCATCATGGCGATGGAACGAGAGAGCTTATTGAGCTCAATGATTTCAAAGCGCTGCACTTCTGCATTTGCGACAGAGATTACGTATCGGAAGACGGGCTAAAAATCGACGTCAGCTACTTTACCCACTCTTACAGAGATGCTGTTGAAATGTTCTGCGATCAGGCTAAGAACTTCAATCCGGACATCCTTTTCTGGTACTTCGGCCATGACACGCACGTCGGGGATTACGGAGATATCGGTCTGAAAGTTAGGGACTACAGGGAGATAGCAGTAAAGATTAAACAGCTGGCAGAAGAGATTTGCAACGGAAAGCTTGTTGTGGTTCTCGGGGGTGGAAGCATTCCGGAGATAGCCAGAAGTTCAACGCTGACGGTTATACGCGTCTTGCTGGAGTGA
- a CDS encoding AAA family ATPase: MAKRETAELRYLIVRPLGYPLKASYHEYPQVDNPKVFDVYAKDQWKGEFVHKNKLIFDMRMFPDFAFEVIDCDPPSGYISDSTIILVESDPRVIETEIVRDITLDDVVGQEEAKRKAKVILEYLRNPEKFGKWAPKNVLFYGPPGTGKTMMAKALSNEAKTPFLSVKSTKLIGEHVGDGARRVHELYERARQLAPCIVFLDEFDAIALDRGYQEIRGDVSEIVNALLTELDGTNSNEGICTIAATNRVELLDASIRSRFEEEIEFRLPSYEERLEILRRNLEEFPVPVKARLELVAAASEGFSGRDLVEKVIKASLHKAIAEGKDKIETEDLLTAAEKVKMPSRQPPKQMFV; the protein is encoded by the coding sequence ATGGCAAAGAGGGAAACGGCTGAGTTGAGATACCTGATAGTTCGTCCTTTGGGCTACCCCCTCAAGGCGAGCTATCACGAATATCCCCAGGTGGATAATCCGAAGGTCTTTGATGTTTACGCTAAAGACCAGTGGAAGGGGGAGTTTGTGCACAAGAACAAGCTAATTTTCGATATGAGGATGTTTCCCGACTTTGCCTTTGAGGTAATCGACTGCGACCCGCCATCGGGGTACATTTCGGACTCCACGATAATCCTCGTGGAAAGCGACCCCAGAGTTATCGAGACCGAAATTGTCAGAGACATCACGCTGGACGATGTGGTTGGGCAGGAAGAGGCAAAGAGGAAGGCAAAGGTCATTCTTGAGTATCTCAGGAATCCAGAAAAGTTCGGCAAGTGGGCTCCGAAGAACGTGCTCTTCTACGGCCCACCCGGCACAGGTAAGACGATGATGGCCAAAGCCCTGTCCAACGAGGCAAAAACACCCTTTTTGTCGGTGAAGTCAACGAAGCTTATCGGAGAGCATGTTGGTGACGGAGCGAGAAGAGTTCACGAGCTCTACGAGAGGGCAAGGCAGCTTGCTCCCTGTATAGTCTTTCTGGACGAGTTCGATGCAATAGCCCTTGACCGAGGCTATCAGGAAATCAGGGGCGATGTTTCGGAAATTGTGAATGCCCTGCTGACAGAGCTTGACGGGACGAACAGCAACGAGGGGATATGCACGATTGCTGCAACAAACAGAGTTGAGCTGCTTGACGCATCGATAAGGAGCAGATTCGAGGAGGAGATAGAGTTCAGGCTGCCCAGCTATGAGGAGAGACTTGAAATCCTAAGGAGAAACCTTGAAGAATTCCCAGTTCCTGTTAAGGCCAGGCTTGAGCTTGTTGCTGCTGCATCGGAGGGATTCAGCGGCAGAGACCTGGTTGAGAAGGTGATAAAAGCCTCTCTGCACAAGGCGATTGCGGAGGGAAAAGATAAAATAGAAACCGAAGATTTGCTCACGGCTGCCGAGAAGGTCAAGATGCCCTCAAGACAGCCGCCCAAGCAAATGTTCGTTTAG
- a CDS encoding ATP:cob(I)alamin adenosyltransferase, whose product MLAKDSSLTRTGKGEIVDKDSSFTWYVGTIDEANAFIGLARVFSKDEKVRETLLEIQKMLFLVGAEPSLQKLSEKDLEWMLERVEEFERSVKKPHCFIILEKDESTAFLSVARAVVRRAERQAVRLYREGKARLLVVEWLNKLSYLLYLMILKEGGGDFEEI is encoded by the coding sequence ATGCTGGCAAAGGATAGCTCCCTCACGAGAACAGGGAAAGGGGAGATAGTAGACAAGGACTCCAGCTTCACATGGTATGTCGGGACAATTGATGAGGCAAACGCCTTCATCGGCCTTGCGAGAGTTTTCTCAAAGGACGAGAAGGTGAGGGAGACGCTTCTGGAGATTCAGAAAATGCTTTTCCTTGTGGGAGCTGAGCCCTCCCTTCAAAAGCTGAGCGAGAAGGATTTGGAGTGGATGCTTGAGAGAGTTGAGGAGTTTGAAAGGTCTGTGAAAAAGCCCCACTGCTTCATTATTCTTGAGAAGGATGAGAGCACCGCCTTTCTCAGTGTTGCAAGAGCAGTGGTGAGGAGGGCTGAAAGGCAGGCGGTGAGGCTCTACAGAGAGGGAAAAGCAAGGCTTCTGGTGGTTGAGTGGCTGAACAAGCTCAGCTACCTGCTTTACCTCATGATTCTGAAGGAAGGTGGAGGAGATTTTGAGGAAATTTAG
- a CDS encoding Zn-ribbon domain-containing OB-fold protein, producing the protein MRFVDFFNALLEGKVIGQKCGDCGSYTCPPKATCDNCGSRNLEAVELSGKGVIRTFTTTYVAPSGYTNEAPYTVAMVELDEGPWIVGRIDLPNEEIEKFGQDLIGARVSVYGKEFPTEPFYPDKKRRVVPMFRLEG; encoded by the coding sequence ATGAGGTTCGTGGACTTCTTCAACGCCCTGCTGGAGGGGAAAGTCATAGGCCAGAAGTGCGGTGACTGCGGGAGCTACACCTGCCCGCCGAAGGCTACATGCGATAACTGCGGAAGCAGGAATCTTGAGGCTGTTGAGCTGAGCGGTAAGGGTGTTATAAGGACCTTCACAACAACCTACGTGGCCCCCTCAGGCTACACAAATGAAGCTCCCTACACAGTTGCCATGGTCGAGCTCGATGAGGGGCCGTGGATTGTTGGGAGGATTGACTTGCCCAACGAGGAGATAGAGAAGTTCGGGCAGGATTTAATCGGCGCAAGAGTTTCCGTTTACGGCAAGGAGTTCCCCACTGAGCCCTTCTATCCAGACAAGAAGAGAAGGGTTGTGCCGATGTTCAGGTTAGAGGGGTGA
- a CDS encoding acyl-CoA synthetase, with the protein MKMEEIYREFIELTKLPDNETKEKAMEEFFRKLNTMQLPEYFNWAEEIFEGVHVKDRGNQKALIWSNIETGEKKEYTYEQFAAEGNRIVNFLRGHGVEKGDSFYMMIPLLPPIWFATFATVKGGFIGVPTATTMTVRDLEYRFKVYPPVAIMADEASAKTIDEALSNVGAEPKVKIVIGDRSGWESYDSLSKESSEAEAAKTKWDDIIFSFFTSGTTGLPKRVAHTATSYPVGHLMTACIINVQPGDIHHNLSAPGWAKYAWSSFFAPLNVGATATGFYYTRLNGDLYLQAVSEFKVNTFCAPPTAWRLFMFADIGKYDYSALRDVVSAGEPLNPELYEQWKKYTDTEIRDFYGQTESTAMIGNPPWFKGGKIIPGSFGRPTFMYDVTLVDDEGNEITKPNEVGHIVVRLDRWRPIGLFKEYMGDPEKTAKVFVGKYYYTGDKAFFDEKGYWWFVGRADDVIKTSDYRVGPFEVESALIEHPAVAEAAVVGSPHPIRYQLVKAFVILAPGYEPSRELALELFMHCKNILARYKIPRIIEFVPELPKTISGKIRRVELRQIEEEKRKKGEKGEHEYFYDDFPELKSS; encoded by the coding sequence ATGAAGATGGAGGAGATATATAGGGAATTTATCGAATTGACGAAGTTGCCAGACAATGAGACGAAGGAAAAGGCCATGGAAGAGTTTTTCAGAAAGCTGAACACGATGCAGCTGCCTGAGTACTTCAACTGGGCGGAAGAAATCTTTGAGGGAGTTCACGTGAAGGATAGGGGGAATCAGAAGGCCCTGATATGGTCGAACATTGAGACGGGAGAAAAGAAGGAATACACCTACGAGCAGTTTGCTGCTGAAGGAAACAGGATTGTTAACTTCCTGAGGGGACACGGCGTGGAGAAGGGGGACAGCTTCTACATGATGATTCCCCTCCTGCCCCCAATATGGTTCGCAACCTTTGCAACTGTCAAGGGAGGGTTCATAGGAGTTCCCACCGCTACAACGATGACGGTCAGAGACCTTGAATACAGGTTCAAAGTTTACCCGCCGGTTGCAATTATGGCCGACGAAGCTTCAGCCAAAACAATTGATGAGGCTTTAAGCAACGTTGGTGCGGAGCCAAAAGTCAAAATTGTTATCGGAGACAGGAGCGGATGGGAGAGCTACGATTCCCTTAGCAAGGAGTCGTCGGAAGCTGAGGCTGCAAAGACGAAGTGGGACGACATAATCTTCAGCTTCTTCACCTCGGGAACGACGGGATTGCCGAAGAGAGTTGCCCACACCGCTACATCCTACCCAGTGGGCCACCTCATGACAGCATGCATAATCAATGTGCAACCGGGAGATATTCACCACAACCTGAGCGCTCCGGGATGGGCGAAGTACGCGTGGAGCTCCTTCTTTGCCCCTCTTAACGTCGGAGCCACTGCGACCGGTTTCTACTACACGAGGCTGAACGGTGACCTTTACCTTCAGGCTGTGTCCGAGTTCAAGGTCAACACCTTTTGCGCCCCGCCAACAGCATGGAGGCTGTTCATGTTCGCAGACATAGGAAAGTACGACTACTCGGCATTGAGGGATGTCGTTAGCGCTGGAGAACCACTCAACCCCGAACTCTACGAGCAGTGGAAGAAGTACACCGACACGGAAATCAGGGACTTCTACGGCCAGACGGAGAGCACCGCAATGATAGGCAACCCGCCGTGGTTCAAGGGAGGCAAAATCATTCCCGGCTCTTTCGGCAGGCCCACCTTCATGTACGACGTTACTCTCGTTGATGATGAGGGCAATGAAATAACGAAGCCCAATGAGGTTGGCCACATCGTCGTCAGGCTTGATCGCTGGAGGCCGATTGGGCTGTTCAAGGAGTACATGGGCGACCCTGAGAAAACGGCCAAAGTTTTCGTTGGAAAGTACTACTACACGGGAGATAAGGCGTTCTTCGACGAGAAGGGGTACTGGTGGTTTGTTGGCAGGGCTGATGATGTCATAAAAACTTCTGATTACCGTGTCGGACCATTTGAGGTTGAGAGCGCCCTTATTGAGCACCCTGCAGTTGCTGAGGCTGCTGTTGTTGGAAGCCCGCATCCCATAAGGTATCAGCTCGTCAAGGCCTTCGTCATACTTGCTCCGGGCTACGAGCCATCAAGGGAGCTTGCTCTTGAGCTGTTCATGCACTGCAAGAATATTCTTGCGAGGTACAAGATACCCAGGATAATCGAGTTTGTTCCCGAGCTGCCCAAGACCATCAGCGGTAAAATAAGGAGAGTTGAGCTGAGGCAGATTGAGGAGGAGAAGAGGAAGAAGGGAGAGAAGGGGGAGCACGAGTACTTCTACGACGACTTCCCTGAACTCAAGTCTTCCTAA
- the trxA gene encoding thioredoxin produces the protein MDELELIRQKKLKEMMQKMSGEEKARKVLDSPVKLNSSNFDETLKNNENVVVDFWAEWCMPCKMIAPVIEELAKEYAGKVVFGKLNTDENPTIAARYGISAIPTLIFFKKGKPVDQLVGAMPKSELKRWVQRNL, from the coding sequence ATGGACGAGTTAGAGCTAATCAGACAGAAAAAACTCAAGGAGATGATGCAGAAAATGAGTGGTGAGGAGAAGGCTAGAAAGGTTTTGGATTCTCCGGTAAAGCTGAACTCATCGAATTTCGACGAGACGCTGAAAAACAACGAGAACGTGGTAGTGGACTTCTGGGCGGAGTGGTGCATGCCGTGCAAAATGATTGCTCCGGTTATTGAGGAGCTGGCAAAGGAGTACGCGGGAAAGGTGGTGTTCGGAAAGCTGAACACAGACGAGAATCCAACCATCGCGGCAAGGTACGGAATTTCAGCCATTCCAACGCTGATATTTTTCAAAAAAGGAAAGCCGGTGGACCAGCTTGTGGGAGCAATGCCGAAAAGCGAGCTGAAGAGATGGGTTCAGAGGAATCTCTAA
- a CDS encoding cobalamin B12-binding domain-containing protein, protein MEKKIRVLVAKVGLDGHDRGAKVLARFLRDAGFEVIYTGLHRTPQEVAMAAVDEDVDVVGISLHSGAHLALVPKVINYIREYGGNPDEMLILVGGVIPTDDIVELKKMGVDEVFIPGTPISEIVEFIKTKLPEKRKKE, encoded by the coding sequence ATGGAGAAAAAAATCAGAGTGCTCGTTGCGAAGGTAGGGCTTGATGGGCACGACAGGGGGGCGAAGGTTCTGGCGAGATTTCTGAGAGATGCTGGCTTTGAGGTCATCTACACTGGCCTTCACCGCACACCGCAGGAGGTGGCGATGGCTGCAGTGGATGAAGACGTGGATGTTGTGGGCATAAGTCTTCACAGCGGTGCTCATCTTGCTTTAGTGCCGAAGGTCATAAACTACATAAGGGAATACGGGGGCAATCCAGATGAGATGCTGATCCTCGTTGGTGGAGTTATTCCGACAGACGATATTGTCGAGCTGAAAAAGATGGGGGTTGATGAAGTGTTTATTCCCGGCACCCCCATTTCGGAAATTGTTGAGTTTATCAAAACCAAGCTGCCAGAAAAGAGGAAGAAAGAATGA
- a CDS encoding methylmalonyl-CoA mutase family protein produces MTNINEKRKEWEEKCLKPWLQKAGQREEKFETLSGIEVNTVYDPTDIEHIDFVRDIGYPGEFPFTRGVYPNMYRGRLWTMRQFSGFGTAEDTNRRWKMLLEEGETGLSTAFDFPTLMGVDSDDPLADGEVGKVGVAVDTLKDFEILFDGIPLDKVSTSFTINPPAGIILAMYVAIAEKQGVPKEKIRGTIQNDMLKEFHAQNTLVLPPEPSLKIIVDIFEWGIENVPKFNLISISGYHIREAGSTAVQELAFTIADGMAYVEAAMERGIDIDRLAPQLSFFFNSHNDFFEEIAKFRAARRMWAKIMRDEYGAKNPRSWWLKFHTQTAGCSLTAQQPLNNIVRTTIQAMAAVLGGTQSLHTNSFDEAWALPSEEAVRVALRTQQIIAYESGIPNVVDPLAGSYYVEWLTDKMEKLAWKYIEDIRKMGEGSMLRGVLKGIENGFFVREISDAAARYQREIEEGKRIVVGVNKFTIEEELKIPILKVDPEVQRRQIERLRKVKAERDNEAVKEALEWLRNAAENDENVMPPIMEAVKAYATIGEIMGVLKEVYGTYKKPIII; encoded by the coding sequence ATGACGAATATAAATGAGAAAAGGAAAGAATGGGAAGAGAAATGTCTCAAACCGTGGTTGCAAAAAGCTGGGCAGAGAGAAGAAAAGTTCGAGACACTATCCGGCATTGAAGTTAATACAGTTTATGATCCAACGGACATTGAACACATAGACTTTGTGAGAGACATCGGCTATCCGGGAGAGTTTCCCTTCACGAGGGGAGTTTATCCGAACATGTACCGCGGAAGGCTGTGGACTATGAGGCAGTTCTCGGGCTTTGGCACCGCAGAGGACACCAACAGAAGATGGAAGATGCTGCTCGAAGAGGGTGAGACGGGCTTGAGCACAGCCTTCGACTTTCCAACTCTGATGGGCGTGGACAGCGATGACCCGCTTGCAGACGGAGAGGTGGGCAAAGTAGGAGTTGCCGTTGACACGCTTAAGGACTTTGAGATTCTCTTCGACGGCATCCCGCTTGATAAGGTCTCGACGTCTTTCACCATCAACCCTCCTGCGGGTATCATACTGGCAATGTACGTTGCCATCGCAGAAAAGCAGGGAGTTCCAAAGGAGAAAATCAGAGGGACAATTCAGAACGACATGCTGAAGGAATTCCACGCCCAGAACACTCTCGTTTTGCCTCCCGAGCCATCTCTCAAGATAATTGTTGACATCTTCGAGTGGGGAATTGAAAACGTGCCTAAATTCAACTTAATCAGCATCTCTGGCTATCACATCAGAGAGGCTGGCTCAACAGCAGTTCAGGAGCTTGCTTTCACAATTGCTGACGGAATGGCCTACGTTGAGGCTGCGATGGAGAGAGGGATAGACATTGACCGCCTTGCCCCACAGCTCAGCTTCTTCTTCAACTCCCACAACGACTTCTTTGAGGAGATTGCGAAGTTCAGGGCTGCAAGGAGGATGTGGGCCAAGATTATGAGGGATGAATATGGAGCCAAGAATCCCCGCTCATGGTGGCTGAAGTTCCACACCCAGACAGCAGGCTGCTCTTTGACGGCTCAACAGCCCCTGAACAACATCGTGAGGACAACGATTCAGGCTATGGCTGCGGTGCTTGGCGGGACTCAATCATTGCACACCAACAGCTTTGATGAGGCTTGGGCTTTGCCGAGCGAGGAGGCCGTGAGAGTTGCACTGAGAACGCAACAGATTATCGCTTACGAGAGCGGAATTCCCAACGTTGTCGATCCGCTTGCAGGAAGCTACTACGTTGAGTGGCTTACTGACAAGATGGAGAAGCTCGCATGGAAGTACATCGAGGACATAAGGAAGATGGGTGAGGGCAGCATGCTCAGAGGTGTGCTTAAGGGCATAGAGAACGGGTTCTTTGTGAGAGAGATTTCAGATGCAGCTGCGAGATACCAGAGGGAGATTGAGGAGGGCAAAAGGATAGTTGTTGGCGTGAACAAGTTCACCATTGAGGAGGAGCTTAAGATTCCCATTCTGAAGGTTGACCCAGAAGTTCAGAGAAGGCAGATTGAAAGGCTGAGGAAGGTCAAGGCCGAGAGGGACAATGAGGCGGTGAAGGAGGCTTTGGAGTGGTTGAGAAACGCTGCCGAAAACGATGAAAATGTCATGCCTCCGATAATGGAGGCTGTTAAGGCCTATGCGACGATTGGAGAAATAATGGGTGTGCTTAAGGAGGTTTACGGCACCTACAAGAAGCCGATAATCATCTGA
- the meaB gene encoding methylmalonyl Co-A mutase-associated GTPase MeaB — protein MKPEEIVEGLLSGNRRALARAITYVENEYPESKEIMRQIFAKTGRAHVVGLTGFPGVGKSTLVSKLTEEFRRRGKKVGIIAIDPGSPFTGGALLGDRLRLDGMDSRKQLWTDPGIFFRSMSSRGRAGGLAAKTGDVVRLLDAFGFDVILVETVGAGQSEVDIIEVADTSVVVMMPETGDEIQVNKAGILEIGDIYVVNKADLGGAEKVERWLRYMLSLDEESVQMLSQMTHADEARVQSGEFFERRKGWNPPVIKTVADRGEGIKELADAIEEHFDYMKKTGLIEKRRRERVKRELFEIVMNDVIKLVKEKTNYRDLLVKLLKGETDPYTAAEQIVEEVIHNAGKG, from the coding sequence ATGAAACCTGAGGAAATTGTTGAGGGATTGCTTTCGGGCAACAGAAGGGCTTTGGCCAGAGCAATAACCTACGTTGAGAACGAGTATCCAGAGTCGAAGGAGATAATGAGACAAATTTTTGCCAAAACGGGCAGGGCTCACGTTGTCGGTTTGACAGGCTTTCCCGGCGTGGGAAAAAGCACTCTGGTGAGCAAGCTGACGGAGGAGTTCAGGAGAAGGGGAAAGAAGGTTGGTATCATCGCCATCGACCCCGGCTCGCCATTCACGGGAGGAGCGCTGCTGGGAGACAGACTGAGGCTGGACGGGATGGACTCAAGAAAACAGCTTTGGACAGATCCGGGCATTTTCTTCAGAAGCATGAGCTCTCGCGGCAGGGCTGGAGGTTTGGCAGCCAAAACAGGAGATGTTGTAAGGCTGCTGGATGCCTTCGGCTTCGACGTCATTCTCGTCGAAACTGTTGGGGCAGGGCAGAGCGAGGTGGACATCATTGAGGTTGCAGACACCTCGGTTGTCGTGATGATGCCTGAAACGGGGGATGAGATTCAGGTGAACAAGGCCGGAATCCTTGAGATTGGAGATATTTACGTTGTAAACAAGGCTGACTTGGGAGGGGCGGAGAAGGTGGAGCGCTGGCTGAGATACATGCTCTCCCTCGATGAGGAGAGCGTGCAGATGCTTTCTCAGATGACCCACGCTGATGAGGCGAGAGTGCAGAGTGGAGAGTTCTTTGAGCGTAGAAAGGGATGGAATCCACCCGTCATTAAGACCGTCGCCGACAGAGGAGAGGGGATAAAGGAGCTTGCGGATGCCATTGAGGAGCATTTTGACTACATGAAGAAGACAGGGCTGATAGAGAAGAGGAGAAGGGAGAGGGTGAAGAGGGAGCTCTTTGAAATCGTGATGAACGACGTAATCAAGCTCGTCAAGGAGAAAACAAACTACAGGGATTTGTTGGTGAAGCTGCTGAAAGGTGAGACCGACCCCTACACCGCTGCAGAACAAATTGTCGAGGAGGTAATTCACAATGCTGGCAAAGGATAG
- a CDS encoding thiolase C-terminal domain-containing protein — translation MAVLGVGMTKFGKHPDKSLVDLFAEAFYEAFEESNIELKDIQALYYGNFVGEMTDGSGNLSGFMADEIGLRGIPAIRYEGACASSSVAFREAVRAVAAGYYDIVAVGGSERLYTAGTEIGTRALATAVDGVYEITAGLTFPGVFALAARLYSKKYEIPLEELREMMAMVSVKNHRYGAINPKAQFYGKLGDLKVEDVLNSRMISSPLTLLDCCPMTDGGSAAIIAAADLAEELVDTPVYVRGTGQSSAGGLFRQKEDIIRAIPRRKASEMAFKEANMTPKDIDFVEVHDCFTIAEIIALEAMGFFEYGQGCYAVKEGVTSIDGDLPVNPDGGLIGKGHPVGATGVSQVYSVVKQLRGEFKENPVKDAETGMTDTLGGDFGTLVNIILSVHRR, via the coding sequence GTGGCGGTTTTGGGAGTTGGAATGACGAAGTTCGGGAAGCATCCCGATAAATCTCTCGTCGATTTGTTTGCAGAGGCCTTTTATGAGGCCTTTGAGGAGTCCAACATCGAGCTGAAGGACATTCAGGCCTTATACTACGGTAACTTTGTTGGTGAGATGACGGACGGCTCAGGCAATCTTTCGGGCTTCATGGCGGACGAGATAGGGCTGAGGGGTATACCAGCTATAAGATACGAGGGGGCGTGCGCTTCATCCAGCGTTGCTTTCAGGGAAGCTGTGAGGGCCGTTGCTGCAGGCTACTACGACATTGTTGCGGTTGGAGGGAGCGAGAGGCTCTACACCGCTGGAACGGAAATAGGAACGAGGGCTTTAGCGACTGCGGTAGATGGCGTTTACGAGATTACCGCAGGGCTGACGTTCCCCGGAGTTTTCGCCCTCGCAGCGAGGCTTTACTCCAAGAAGTATGAGATACCGCTTGAGGAGCTCAGAGAGATGATGGCGATGGTCTCCGTAAAGAACCACAGGTATGGGGCGATAAACCCCAAGGCGCAGTTCTACGGGAAGCTTGGTGATTTGAAGGTTGAGGATGTTCTGAACTCAAGGATGATAAGCTCGCCCCTAACGCTGCTGGACTGCTGCCCGATGACCGACGGTGGAAGCGCTGCAATCATTGCAGCTGCCGACTTGGCAGAGGAGCTCGTTGACACGCCCGTTTACGTAAGGGGAACAGGGCAATCGTCAGCGGGAGGGCTTTTCAGGCAGAAGGAGGATATCATCAGAGCGATACCGAGAAGGAAAGCTTCAGAGATGGCCTTTAAGGAGGCAAATATGACTCCCAAGGACATCGACTTTGTGGAGGTTCATGACTGCTTCACCATCGCCGAAATTATCGCCTTAGAGGCCATGGGATTCTTCGAGTACGGGCAGGGATGCTATGCGGTGAAGGAGGGTGTAACGAGTATTGATGGTGACCTGCCAGTCAATCCAGACGGCGGGCTGATTGGCAAGGGGCATCCTGTGGGTGCGACGGGAGTTTCGCAGGTTTACTCGGTGGTTAAGCAGCTAAGGGGAGAGTTCAAGGAGAATCCGGTGAAGGATGCGGAGACGGGAATGACCGACACGCTTGGCGGGGACTTCGGAACGCTGGTGAACATAATTTTGAGCGTTCACAGGAGGTGA
- a CDS encoding type 1 glutamine amidotransferase domain-containing protein, producing the protein MRVLILAENEFEDLELFYPLYRLREEGLEVKVASSSLEVRVGKKGYQVRPDLTYEDVKVEDYAGLVIPGGKSPERVRINERAVEIVKDFLELGKPVAAICHGPQLLISAMAVKGRRMTSWIGIRDDLIAAGALYEDRPVVVDGNVITSRMPDDLPYFCGELIKILKRY; encoded by the coding sequence ATGAGGGTGCTGATTCTGGCTGAGAATGAATTTGAGGACCTCGAGCTTTTCTACCCGCTCTACAGGCTCCGGGAAGAGGGGTTAGAGGTGAAGGTCGCCTCATCGTCTCTCGAAGTCAGGGTGGGGAAGAAAGGCTATCAGGTGAGGCCGGATTTAACCTACGAGGATGTGAAGGTTGAGGATTACGCCGGGCTGGTCATCCCTGGCGGAAAGTCCCCTGAAAGGGTCAGAATAAACGAGAGGGCTGTTGAGATAGTCAAGGACTTTTTGGAGCTTGGAAAGCCAGTTGCAGCCATCTGCCACGGACCTCAGCTTTTGATATCGGCGATGGCCGTTAAGGGAAGAAGAATGACGTCCTGGATTGGAATAAGAGACGATTTGATTGCAGCGGGAGCCCTTTACGAAGACAGGCCGGTTGTTGTTGACGGGAACGTAATAACCTCCCGTATGCCCGACGACTTGCCGTACTTCTGCGGGGAGCTTATCAAAATCCTTAAGCGATACTGA